CAGGCAGGGGTTTATCCGCCCGGTCCCTACCCGGCGCGACGTTGGCGACCGGCGCCGTCGGGTAAACCACATTGTGTAATCCCGGCACTTCGAACGTCAGCTTACTGATGCCTGCCAGGGCATTGGGGTTCTCGGTCGTTCCGCCGTTGAGAGCCGTCTTAAAAGATGGCCATCCCCACAGGAAGACCATCACCGACAGGATCACCCACGGCATCCACGCATACATAATCGCGCCGCGTGTCAGACGCGTTTTTTCGACCGGCGCAGGTGCCGCATCCGGGAAACGCCATACCACGGCCGGCTGCCAGAACTGAAGGAACACAGCCAGCGCCACCAGCGAGCCGAGCCCACCGATCACGTCAACCAACGTCGGGCCGTGAAAGTTTGACGTCAGAAACTGCAGCCCGGCAAAGCTGCCACCACACATGGCGATCGCCGGCCAGCATTCGCGCACGCCGCGCCAGCCAGACATCACGGCCACGAGCCACGCCGGCACGATCAGCGAGAAAAGCGGCAATTGCCGACCGGCCATCTGGCTCAATTCCATTTCGTCCAAGCCTGACACCTTGGCCAACATGATGATCGGCGTCCCCAAGGCCCCGAACGCCACCGGAGAGGTGTTGGCCAACAGCGCCAACCCCGCCGCGTAGAGGGGTGAAAAGCCAAGCCCGATCAATAACGCCGCTGAGATGGCGACCGGCGTGCCGAAACCCGCCGCCCCTTCGACAAACGTTCCGAACGAAAACGCAATCAACAGCGCCTGCATCCGCTGATCCGACGAAATCGCGGCGACCGATCGCTTCACGACATCAAACTGCCCTGACACAACCGTCAGGTGGAACATGAACACGGCCGCCACGACGATCCAGCCGATCGGCAACAGCCCATAAGCTGCTCCGTTGGCAGCCGCCGCGAGCGCCGGGCCCGTGGGCATTCCGAATCCCAAGATCGCCACGCCCAGCGCGGCCAGCAGTCCGGCGATCGCTGCCCGCTCGGCCGCGATGCCGGCGACGAGTAGCCCCAAGAGCAGGCAGATCGGCGCTGCCGCCAGCAGCGTTGATGCCACCGGCGCACCGAACGGATCGTAGTTTTGCAGCCATTCCACGAAAGCGGGCCTCTTGATGATTTCGCCTGTTGAGAATTCAAACACCTGTGAGTGACCGAGCACGATTCCGCTCGCACCGAACAATTGGCAAGCCCTCGAAGATAACCAGCCAGCGTCGGTGGGGGCAAACCCCGACGCAGCATTTCCCGGTTTCCCGCGCGTCCCGGTCGTGACATAGCCCAACACGCTTCGACGTTTGTAGAATTGCGCTGTACTGCGCCATACTTACCGTCAAAGCAGGAGCGAATCATGCGCGCGATGCTTCTCGATCGGCCGCACTCACCCTTGCGAGCTGCCGACGTCCCCGATCCCACGCCCGGCACGGGACAGCTTCTGATCGAGGTTCGCGCCTGCGGCGTTTGCCGGACGGACTTGCACGTCGTCGACGGCGAATTGTCCTCTCCCAAGCTACCGCTGGTCCCCGGACATGAAATCGTGGGAGTCGTGCGGCAACTAGGCGCGGACGTGCGCAACTTTCAACTCGGCCAGCGTGTGGGCGTTCCCTGGCTCGCCTGGACGTGCGGCGTTTGCCCTTACTGTTTGCGCGGCGAAGAGAATCTTTGCGATCGGCCGCGGTTTACCGGCTATACGGTCGATGGCGGTTATGCCGGGCTGACCATTGCCGACGCGCGCTACTGCTTTTCCATTCCAGAACTCTATTCCGATGCCGAAGCGGCGCCGTTGTTGTGCGCCGGCTTGATCGGCTATCGCTCGCTGCGCATGGTGGGCGACGCGCGGCGATTGGGGATCTATGGTTTTGGCGCCGCCGCACACATCATCGCCCAGGTCGCGATTCACGAGGGGCGCGAAGTGTTTGCCTTCACGCGCGCCGGCGATCGCCAAGGCCAGGATTTTGCGAGATCGCTCGGAGCCGTCTGGGCCGGCGCCTCGGAAGAACGACCACCGGCCGAACTCGATGCCGCGATCCTTTTCGCGCCTGTCGGCGGGCTGGTTCCACTTTCGCTGGCGGCCGTGCGCAAAGGAGGCATTGTCGTCTGCGCTGGCATACACATGAGCGACATCCCGTCGTTCTCTTACGATTTGCTGTGGGGGGAACGCATCGTCCGCTCGGTCGCCAATCTCACCCGCCGTGACGCCGAGGAATTTCTCGCGCTGGCGCCGCAGGTACCGGTGCGAACGGCGGTTGAGACCTTTCCGCTGGCGCGTGCGAACGAGGCACTCGCGGCGCTGCGAGCCGGCAGCGTGCAGGGGGCCGCCGTGTTGTTACTTGCCCAATAGTACTTGCGCTCAATCGCCATTCGTAGCGGCGCAATCGACGACGCTGGCGCGCATCTGTACGCGGCTTGTCCCTCTGCAGAAATGACACTCCCCCCTCTGCAGAGACCAATTTGTACGATTCCAAACAAATCTGGCCCAACTCGCGATTTTGCGCGTCCGGTTTCTCGCCGTTTCGCAATTAGTGATATAGGGGAGCGGGCATCACGCCCGCTGCACTGATTTCAAGCTACTACGGGGAGAGTGGTCGTGCAGAACATCACACCCACCGCGGGGAAGCGGGTGCGAGAGCGTTTTTTAGTGCTGTGGGGCGGGAATACGGTTAGTGGGCTCAAGTGCGCCATTGGGCCTGCCACGACGTTCCGATCGGTGGGCTCCATTTTACGGCTGGGCCCGCGATGGCAGGAAGCCGCGCGCTTCCGCGATGGGCAGTGGCACAGCCGCAAAACCGGGGGACGGTTCCAGTACCTGTGGACCGAAACCCCCTCGCTGCTGCGACTGGAGAATCCAGCCACCGGGCAATCGATGACCGTCGGCACGTACGACATGATCGGCGTCCTGCGCAACACGATCTATGCCGAGCGCGAGAACAGCCGACCGGTCGTCATGCTGGACGAGCGCACCGGCCTGTGGCACACCGTCGACGATGATCGCCGCTGGCCGGAACTCACGGTGCAGCCGGTGACACAGCCGGCATGGCCCGTCGACATCCTGGCGCAATTGCCAGCCCCCGGTTTCCCCTGGCCCGAGGCGGCTGTCCATTAGACGAAGCGCATTAAACGCTGTGCATGGAACGCAGTGGATTTATGCCGCGCAAAAAAGAAACTCGGGGGGAGCGACACTGTGTGTCGCCGAAAGGCGAAACTCCGCGTCGCGCGGGGCGGGCCCTAGCACCCACGCACTGTGCTTGGGTCACGCTCCGACGCGGTGCGGTTTTCGCATTTCGGGTGATACCGTGACGCTCAGCCTCGCGATTCTTTGGCCCCTTCCGCGGCGGCGGCCAGGCATTGGCGAATGTCCTCGAGCGGATCGTCTGGCTTCTCTTCGTACTCAAGCGCCAGACAGGCGTCGATCGGAAATTCCGCCTTACGCAGCGCGCGGAACGTAGCCGGCAGGTTCAACTGTCCGCGTCCTAGGATCACGCCCGCGGCATCTTTCTTCGGCTCGGCGAAATCCTTCAAGTGGACGCCGTACAAGCGGCCGGTCAACAGCGAGATTGCACGCACCGGATCTTCGCCGGCGCGAATGTAATGCCCCAGATCGGCACACGCGCCAATCGAGGGATGATGCCCCTTGATGGCGTTCAATACGTCGGCCACTTTGTCATACCGTGCGCCGGGACCATGATTGTGAATCGCGATGCGAATGTCGTATTCGGCCACGAGTTTGTCGAGGCTATCGAACGAATCCTCGTGCGGATCGGCCGACAAATATCGCACGCCGGCCTTCTTGGCAAACTCGAACATCTTGCGGTTGGCTTCATGGTCCTTCGTAAACGGCACAACGCCATAGCCCAGCGCAGTCAGCTTTCGGGCGTTCAGCTTTTGCTTGACGCCCTCGATCTGCGAGGCCGAATCAGTTTGCGGTAGATGGCCGGGGAAGAATTCCAACGTCTTCACGCCGAAATCGCGCGCCAGGTCGAGCATCTTGTCGGCCGAATAATTGCGCAGCGAGTACGTCTGCAACCCCATCACGAAACCGGCGTAATCGTCTGCCGCCCGTGCCCGCGCGACACGGCCGAACATCGCAGCGCCCGCGCCTGCCGCGGCCCAGCCGAGGAAGCGTCGCCGTGAGAGGTCTCCCGCGGCGCGCCGGGCGCCACGCTGCGGGCCGCTGTCACGGCCAGTTGTTTCGTACGATCGCGTCATCTTGGGTTCTCCCACAAGGTTGGTCGTGCGTGGATTTTCGACGGGGCCAATTATGCCCAGCGCCGGAGGTTGCCGGTCACACTGCTTGGGTCGCAAGGTGTTGTGGGTGCAAGTCTAATTGCGGTCACCACCCTCGCACAAGCAGCCCGCCCCGCCCGCGAAACCGGCGCCGCAGGCCAAATCGGACTGGACCGCACGTACCCCGGTTTGCTACAGAAATGACGGAACCGCCGCCTTTCCTGCCATCCGGCATGTGCTAACTATTGGGGGTAAAGGTCGAGGATTCCGTTCGTCTGACAGCCTGGGAAAAGGATCTCGCCGCTTGGCCATGTCAACGGAAACTGCGTTTGATGTGGGGACACCGTCCCTGCCGCGCATCGAGGACGAAATCGCCAACAGCATCACGCACGGCATCGGCCTGGCGCTGAGCCTGGTGGGCGCCGTCGTTCTGGTGACGCTGGCCGTGCGTACAGGCAGTACGCGCG
This genomic stretch from Pirellulales bacterium harbors:
- a CDS encoding zinc-dependent alcohol dehydrogenase family protein: MRAMLLDRPHSPLRAADVPDPTPGTGQLLIEVRACGVCRTDLHVVDGELSSPKLPLVPGHEIVGVVRQLGADVRNFQLGQRVGVPWLAWTCGVCPYCLRGEENLCDRPRFTGYTVDGGYAGLTIADARYCFSIPELYSDAEAAPLLCAGLIGYRSLRMVGDARRLGIYGFGAAAHIIAQVAIHEGREVFAFTRAGDRQGQDFARSLGAVWAGASEERPPAELDAAILFAPVGGLVPLSLAAVRKGGIVVCAGIHMSDIPSFSYDLLWGERIVRSVANLTRRDAEEFLALAPQVPVRTAVETFPLARANEALAALRAGSVQGAAVLLLAQ
- a CDS encoding lactate permease LctP family transporter — its product is MEWLQNYDPFGAPVASTLLAAAPICLLLGLLVAGIAAERAAIAGLLAALGVAILGFGMPTGPALAAAANGAAYGLLPIGWIVVAAVFMFHLTVVSGQFDVVKRSVAAISSDQRMQALLIAFSFGTFVEGAAGFGTPVAISAALLIGLGFSPLYAAGLALLANTSPVAFGALGTPIIMLAKVSGLDEMELSQMAGRQLPLFSLIVPAWLVAVMSGWRGVRECWPAIAMCGGSFAGLQFLTSNFHGPTLVDVIGGLGSLVALAVFLQFWQPAVVWRFPDAAPAPVEKTRLTRGAIMYAWMPWVILSVMVFLWGWPSFKTALNGGTTENPNALAGISKLTFEVPGLHNVVYPTAPVANVAPGRDRADKPLPATYDLNWLSATGTGIFLAAIITAFWLRIAPGVFVRQFFETLWRMRLALVTIACMLGLAFVTKFSGADATLGLAFTHTGWLYPFFAPLLGWLGVALTGSDTSSNALFGSLQKITAEQLNLPPVLIVGSNSTGGVMGKMIDAQSIVVAAVATEQNGGEGAILRFVFPHSIALACLVGLLTLVQAYLMTWMIPGGP
- a CDS encoding sugar phosphate isomerase/epimerase, with translation MTRSYETTGRDSGPQRGARRAAGDLSRRRFLGWAAAGAGAAMFGRVARARAADDYAGFVMGLQTYSLRNYSADKMLDLARDFGVKTLEFFPGHLPQTDSASQIEGVKQKLNARKLTALGYGVVPFTKDHEANRKMFEFAKKAGVRYLSADPHEDSFDSLDKLVAEYDIRIAIHNHGPGARYDKVADVLNAIKGHHPSIGACADLGHYIRAGEDPVRAISLLTGRLYGVHLKDFAEPKKDAAGVILGRGQLNLPATFRALRKAEFPIDACLALEYEEKPDDPLEDIRQCLAAAAEGAKESRG